From Oscillospiraceae bacterium CM, a single genomic window includes:
- the purD gene encoding phosphoribosylamine--glycine ligase — protein MNILVVGGGGREHAICHALRRSPRTDRLYCAPGNGGIAGVATCVDIKATDLDGIVRFTKDNQIDFVMVAPDDPLALGLVNRLEEAGIRAFGPRAEAAIIESSKIFSKNLMKKYGIPTAEYAVFDDMDKAIAYVHEMGAPIVVKADGLALGKGVVVAPDEKTAINAVKSMMADKKFGASGSKIVIEACMTGPEVTVLAFTDGKTIVPMLSSQDHKRAFNNDEGPNTGGMGAFCPSPNYTPEIAETCMETIFLPTIRAMAQEGRLFKGVIYFGLMLTPKGPRVVEYNARFGDPETQPILTMLETDLLDIFEAVVDERLADIPVKWHNGAACCIVMASGGYPDSYEKGYEIKGLETVPSDITVYHAGTLFKDGQYLTNGGRVLGVTATGATLSDAVKRAYDGVKRVSFQNAHYRTDIGSK, from the coding sequence ATGAATATCCTCGTCGTCGGCGGTGGCGGGCGTGAACACGCTATCTGCCATGCGCTGCGCCGCTCCCCGCGCACCGACCGTCTTTATTGCGCGCCCGGCAACGGCGGCATCGCCGGTGTTGCCACGTGCGTTGACATCAAGGCAACGGATCTTGATGGTATCGTCCGCTTTACAAAGGATAATCAAATCGACTTTGTTATGGTAGCGCCGGACGACCCATTAGCGCTTGGCCTTGTCAATAGGCTGGAGGAGGCGGGTATCCGCGCTTTCGGCCCCCGTGCTGAGGCCGCCATCATTGAAAGCAGCAAAATCTTTTCAAAGAACCTGATGAAAAAATACGGTATTCCGACGGCTGAATACGCAGTCTTCGACGACATGGACAAGGCCATCGCGTATGTTCACGAAATGGGCGCGCCGATTGTCGTCAAAGCCGACGGGCTGGCGCTCGGCAAAGGCGTCGTCGTCGCGCCGGATGAAAAGACGGCTATTAACGCCGTCAAATCCATGATGGCTGACAAGAAGTTCGGGGCCAGCGGCTCCAAAATCGTCATTGAAGCGTGCATGACGGGCCCCGAAGTCACCGTTCTCGCTTTTACGGACGGAAAAACAATCGTCCCGATGCTCTCCTCACAGGATCACAAGCGCGCTTTCAACAATGATGAAGGTCCAAACACCGGTGGCATGGGCGCTTTTTGCCCAAGTCCAAACTACACACCTGAGATTGCCGAAACCTGCATGGAGACAATTTTTCTGCCGACAATCCGCGCGATGGCACAGGAGGGTCGGCTGTTCAAAGGCGTTATTTACTTCGGCCTTATGCTGACGCCGAAAGGGCCGCGCGTCGTCGAGTACAACGCCCGTTTCGGCGACCCCGAGACACAACCGATCTTAACGATGCTGGAAACGGATCTCTTAGATATTTTCGAGGCCGTTGTTGACGAACGTCTTGCCGATATACCCGTTAAATGGCATAACGGTGCCGCCTGCTGTATCGTGATGGCAAGCGGCGGCTATCCCGATAGCTATGAGAAGGGCTATGAAATCAAAGGACTGGAGACAGTTCCGTCAGATATCACCGTTTACCACGCAGGAACACTTTTTAAAGACGGTCAATACTTAACAAACGGCGGGCGTGTTCTCGGCGTAACGGCGACGGGCGCAACGCTGTCTGACGCCGTTAAACGCGCCTATGACGGCGTTAAACGCGTGTCCTTTCAAAACGCTCATTACAGAACGGATATCGGCTCAAAATAA